A single Fundidesulfovibrio soli DNA region contains:
- a CDS encoding sigma-54 interaction domain-containing protein yields MDLDTCGIIGKSQVLGGVFAMLAKVAPTDSTVLVTGESGTGKELLVRALHANSRRTGKPFVPVNCGAIPKELLESELFGHEKGAFTHAIRNRAGRFELADGGTIFLDEIGEMDLSLQVKILRVLQEKEFERVGATKTMKVDVRIVAATNRDLEAEVAAGRFREDLFYRLNVIPMHLPPLRERGDDILLLAEAFLKRFCEHKGRKTLGIPSETKDMFLRYPWPGNVRELENFMERLSILCEHDQILPEDLPRKIWDAVGKAVPAKEAVPAPGPQGFVWPVLKDLADKNLGLKEFLDEIEDRLLAEALAQAGNVKNQAAEILGIKRTTLIEKLKKKNMLN; encoded by the coding sequence ATGGATTTGGATACCTGCGGCATCATAGGCAAAAGCCAGGTACTTGGGGGCGTGTTCGCCATGCTCGCCAAGGTCGCGCCCACGGACTCCACCGTGCTCGTCACCGGCGAGTCCGGCACCGGCAAGGAACTGCTGGTGCGCGCCCTGCACGCCAACAGCCGCCGCACGGGCAAACCCTTCGTCCCCGTCAACTGCGGGGCCATCCCCAAGGAACTGCTGGAATCCGAACTCTTCGGGCACGAGAAGGGGGCCTTCACCCACGCCATCCGCAATCGGGCCGGGCGCTTCGAGCTGGCCGACGGCGGGACCATCTTCCTCGACGAGATAGGCGAGATGGACCTCTCCCTGCAGGTCAAGATTCTGCGCGTGCTCCAGGAGAAGGAGTTCGAGCGCGTGGGCGCCACCAAGACCATGAAGGTGGACGTGCGCATCGTGGCCGCCACCAACCGCGACCTCGAGGCCGAGGTGGCTGCGGGGCGCTTCCGGGAGGATTTGTTCTACCGGCTCAACGTCATCCCCATGCACCTGCCGCCCCTGCGCGAGCGCGGGGACGACATCCTGCTGTTGGCTGAAGCCTTCCTGAAGCGCTTTTGTGAGCACAAGGGCCGCAAGACCCTGGGCATCCCCTCTGAAACAAAGGACATGTTCCTGCGCTACCCCTGGCCCGGCAACGTGCGCGAACTGGAGAACTTCATGGAGCGGCTCTCCATCCTCTGCGAGCACGACCAGATCCTCCCGGAGGATCTGCCCCGCAAGATATGGGACGCCGTGGGCAAGGCCGTTCCCGCCAAGGAGGCGGTCCCGGCCCCCGGCCCGCAAGGCTTCGTCTGGCCGGTGCTCAAGGATCTGGCGGACAAGAACCTGGGGCTCAAGGAGTTCCTGGACGAGATCGAGGACAGGCTGCTCGCGGAGGCCCTGGCCCAGGCCGGGAACGTGAAGAACCAGGCTGCCGAGATTTTGGGTATCAAGCGCACGACGCTCATCGAAAAGCTCAAGAAAAAGAACATGCTGAACTGA
- a CDS encoding tetratricopeptide repeat protein has translation MTAQSLARASWLLCVCILAMLPAQARGQSYSLAVGPSADVLTVNFPKKAPQPMVLRTGPKRVELLFPAGTSFKGAGAGSVGGRQVASIEAADNVLVVLTNTEAFGFVSSPKGDKAIQLQVFPDPAGARWKPAEGSQEAAQPKPAAQASESPKPQPQNLEPAKPAEPAAQPAPPKQPSNQVRGVILPEGGSSQAAPASQEIQRIQDAVKPQPVQSQPVLNQTEQAPQTAPKPATGGVVRQSLIQPVAPSQPEAAPAAPVPPQSQNAIKAPIQAQAPAEPDQPAPQQPQVPAAFKAPIQVQAPAEQAQPAPSEAKPASVAPKEVRVSLNMEKAVPMDAPAPSAQPAQPDAPAQAPAPAAGPDAPATQAQAAQGAASEPAAAEQAPPKPGEPKLKDSIEDKAAIVGAAQAMAHGNYEKGLGLARALLEKPDITKDLREEALYMQAEAVFALNKDKLAETYLETNDTIQQALNYNTTSWRLPRALIKLGYINLKRGNLPEARAYFNLLRTKYPLDEEVPLIDVYWGEHYLEMAKLGDTRANFTRAGQSFREVLQKYPESRFARDAALGLSKTQLELQQFTEASKVIDYIDKRWPRYYVENPSMRRVAADVAYKLGEFEKAKEDYLWFYNLVPGDAANDLVLARLGDVNMRLGKREAAREFYDMVIRIYPGSYGALMSMMRMAEQGVHDAPTMQEMFKAFADPSDIKPDKIYEIITEQYPKSPLAPLALLKLAMWRLYKNEIPEALQLVEKFRKTYPGDELEKQALDVGTQAFIKMLAGHVDAMNYKSIIDLWNRYPFLTSQADQMPDRERLGVALAMYYQGMPKEALALVAPYLDKGPSPEAQKALSLTLTIYRENQDWQSVLDTLRKVSAWKMTDNPRRALEFAQAMALEHTGEFAKSRLLWARLAADDQLDPAKRAYAVYYQARTAYERKDYDRALVWAMDSRTLFKESAKDDGKARDALQLMIESTQAAGRYPEALALCAEFAKEAPEGGTEWGANQLRIATLHRLSGNLENWRKTLEALRDGQRDSLAGRMAASELAGRGLQERAGKLTGTP, from the coding sequence GTGACGGCGCAATCCCTCGCCAGGGCATCCTGGCTCCTCTGCGTGTGCATCCTCGCCATGCTTCCGGCCCAGGCCAGGGGGCAAAGCTATTCCCTCGCCGTTGGCCCCTCCGCTGATGTGCTCACCGTCAATTTTCCGAAGAAGGCCCCTCAGCCCATGGTGCTGCGCACGGGCCCCAAGCGCGTGGAGTTGCTCTTCCCGGCGGGGACGTCGTTCAAGGGCGCCGGCGCGGGGAGCGTCGGGGGCAGGCAGGTGGCCTCTATAGAGGCGGCGGACAACGTGCTGGTGGTGCTCACCAACACCGAGGCCTTCGGGTTCGTGAGTTCGCCCAAGGGCGACAAGGCGATCCAGCTGCAGGTCTTCCCGGACCCGGCCGGAGCCCGTTGGAAACCCGCCGAGGGCTCGCAGGAAGCCGCGCAGCCCAAGCCGGCCGCCCAGGCGTCAGAAAGTCCCAAACCGCAGCCGCAGAACCTTGAGCCGGCCAAACCGGCGGAGCCTGCGGCCCAGCCAGCGCCCCCGAAGCAGCCCTCCAACCAAGTGCGTGGGGTCATACTGCCCGAAGGGGGCTCCTCTCAAGCCGCGCCCGCCAGTCAGGAGATCCAGCGGATCCAGGATGCGGTCAAGCCGCAGCCCGTCCAGAGCCAGCCAGTCCTGAACCAGACTGAGCAGGCTCCGCAGACCGCGCCCAAGCCGGCAACCGGCGGGGTGGTGCGCCAGAGCCTGATCCAGCCCGTAGCGCCGTCGCAGCCCGAGGCGGCTCCCGCCGCCCCGGTCCCGCCCCAGAGTCAAAATGCGATCAAGGCCCCGATCCAGGCGCAGGCCCCGGCCGAGCCCGACCAGCCCGCGCCGCAGCAGCCGCAGGTCCCGGCCGCGTTCAAGGCTCCGATCCAGGTCCAGGCTCCTGCCGAGCAGGCCCAGCCCGCGCCGTCAGAGGCCAAGCCCGCATCTGTGGCGCCTAAGGAAGTGCGCGTCTCCCTGAACATGGAGAAGGCCGTCCCCATGGACGCCCCCGCGCCGTCCGCCCAGCCAGCGCAGCCGGACGCGCCCGCTCAAGCTCCCGCCCCGGCTGCAGGCCCCGACGCCCCGGCCACCCAGGCGCAGGCGGCGCAGGGCGCGGCGTCTGAGCCCGCCGCAGCCGAACAGGCCCCCCCGAAGCCGGGAGAGCCCAAACTCAAGGACAGCATAGAGGACAAGGCCGCCATCGTGGGCGCGGCACAGGCCATGGCCCACGGCAACTATGAGAAGGGCCTGGGCCTGGCCAGGGCGTTGCTGGAGAAGCCGGACATCACCAAGGACCTCCGCGAGGAGGCGTTGTACATGCAGGCCGAGGCCGTCTTCGCCCTGAACAAGGACAAGCTGGCCGAAACCTACCTGGAGACCAACGACACCATCCAGCAGGCCCTCAACTACAACACCACCTCCTGGCGCCTGCCCAGGGCATTGATAAAACTGGGTTACATCAACCTCAAGCGCGGCAACCTCCCCGAGGCCCGGGCCTACTTCAACCTGCTGCGCACCAAGTACCCCCTGGACGAAGAGGTGCCCCTCATCGACGTGTACTGGGGCGAGCATTACCTGGAGATGGCCAAGCTGGGCGACACCCGGGCCAACTTCACCCGGGCGGGGCAGTCCTTCCGCGAGGTGCTCCAGAAGTACCCGGAAAGCCGTTTCGCCCGCGACGCCGCGCTGGGGCTTTCCAAGACGCAGCTGGAGTTGCAGCAGTTCACTGAAGCCAGCAAGGTCATCGACTACATCGACAAACGCTGGCCCCGCTACTACGTGGAGAACCCCTCCATGCGCCGCGTGGCCGCGGACGTGGCCTACAAACTGGGCGAGTTCGAAAAAGCCAAGGAAGACTATCTCTGGTTCTACAACCTCGTGCCCGGTGACGCCGCCAACGACCTGGTGCTGGCACGCCTGGGCGACGTGAACATGCGCCTGGGCAAGCGGGAGGCCGCCCGCGAATTCTACGACATGGTCATCCGCATCTACCCGGGGAGCTACGGCGCGCTGATGTCCATGATGCGCATGGCCGAGCAGGGCGTGCATGACGCCCCCACCATGCAGGAGATGTTCAAGGCTTTCGCGGACCCGAGCGACATCAAGCCCGACAAGATCTACGAGATCATAACCGAGCAGTACCCCAAGAGCCCCCTTGCCCCCCTGGCCCTGCTCAAGCTGGCCATGTGGCGGCTCTACAAGAACGAGATCCCCGAAGCGCTCCAGCTCGTTGAGAAGTTCCGCAAAACCTACCCCGGCGACGAACTGGAGAAGCAGGCGCTCGACGTGGGAACCCAGGCCTTCATCAAGATGCTCGCGGGCCATGTGGACGCCATGAACTACAAGAGCATCATCGACCTCTGGAACCGCTACCCGTTCCTGACGAGCCAGGCGGACCAGATGCCCGACCGCGAGCGCCTGGGCGTGGCCCTGGCCATGTACTACCAGGGAATGCCCAAGGAGGCCCTGGCCCTGGTGGCGCCCTACCTGGACAAGGGTCCCAGCCCCGAGGCCCAGAAGGCCCTCTCCCTGACGCTGACCATCTACCGCGAGAACCAGGACTGGCAGTCCGTGCTGGACACGCTGCGCAAGGTCTCGGCCTGGAAGATGACGGACAACCCCCGCCGGGCCCTGGAGTTCGCCCAGGCCATGGCCCTGGAGCACACGGGGGAGTTCGCCAAGTCGCGCCTGCTCTGGGCTAGGCTGGCCGCCGACGACCAGCTGGACCCGGCCAAGCGGGCCTACGCCGTGTACTACCAGGCCCGCACCGCCTACGAGCGCAAGGACTACGACCGGGCCCTGGTCTGGGCCATGGACTCGCGCACCCTGTTCAAGGAGTCCGCCAAGGACGACGGCAAGGCCCGCGACGCCCTGCAGTTGATGATCGAGTCCACGCAGGCGGCAGGACGCTACCCCGAAGCCCTGGCGCTCTGCGCGGAGTTCGCCAAGGAGGCCCCCGAGGGCGGCACCGAGTGGGGGGCCAACCAGCTGCGCATCGCCACGCTCCACCGCCTCTCCGGCAACCTGGAGAACTGGCGCAAGACCCTCGAGGCCCTGCGCGACGGCCAGCGTGATTCCCTGGCGGGTAGGATGGCCGCATCCGAACTGGCCGGGCGCGGGTTGCAGGAACGCGCCGGAAAGCTGACCGGGACGCCCTGA
- a CDS encoding TVP38/TMEM64 family protein has product MKKVALILAGVALLALIVLWYAHASEVLDLARQWAMASHGFVREHFYASWLGMLLFCTLIINLPIPVAALLKLMSGFIFGVQAGFALNVAASVSGGLFGFVLARHFFHRAFHRRFGHQLARIDLEVARNGFWYVLCSRLVIATPFFMVNVLAGLSCLRKRKFLLGTFLGVLPSSMIYAVSGSKLLELASAEQAVDPRIVAVLAGAGLLVVIPALINRHRKKHRA; this is encoded by the coding sequence ATGAAGAAAGTTGCATTGATCCTGGCGGGCGTCGCGCTGCTGGCGCTGATCGTCCTCTGGTACGCACACGCGTCGGAGGTTCTGGATTTGGCCCGCCAGTGGGCCATGGCCTCCCACGGCTTCGTGCGGGAGCACTTCTACGCCTCCTGGCTGGGGATGCTTCTGTTCTGCACGCTCATCATCAACCTGCCCATCCCGGTGGCCGCGCTGCTCAAGCTCATGTCCGGGTTCATCTTCGGCGTGCAGGCCGGGTTTGCGCTCAACGTGGCGGCCTCGGTCTCCGGGGGGCTGTTCGGCTTCGTGCTGGCCCGCCACTTCTTCCACCGCGCCTTTCATCGCCGCTTCGGACACCAACTGGCCCGGATCGACCTGGAAGTGGCCCGCAACGGCTTCTGGTACGTGCTCTGCTCCCGCCTGGTGATCGCCACGCCCTTCTTCATGGTCAACGTGCTGGCCGGGCTTTCCTGCCTGCGCAAGCGCAAGTTCCTGCTGGGCACCTTCCTCGGCGTGCTGCCGAGCTCCATGATCTACGCCGTGTCCGGCAGCAAGCTGCTCGAGCTGGCATCCGCCGAGCAGGCGGTGGACCCGCGTATCGTGGCGGTGCTGGCCGGAGCAGGGTTGCTTGTCGTGATTCCCGCCCTGATCAACCGCCACAGAAAAAAGCATAGGGCCTAG
- the amrB gene encoding AmmeMemoRadiSam system protein B — protein MIRRPIVAGQFYPGSPAELEHEVRTYLAQAPKRTEPATGSTLLAMVPHAGYVYSGRVAGITLGQADLADTILMLGPNHTGMGTPFSVWHEGAWQTPIGTMRIDSALALALLRSDTRLLADHLGHVREHSLEVVIPFLNVLKGDFSGVPVAVAEHGLAVLSGVAASMASVLKEQAGKVSIVVSSDMSHYVTAEQARERDNMAIEAILRLDPVGLYSIVREVGISMCGVLPMTLGLMIALELGATSARLAAYATSGDTTGDDSSVVGYAGVLVE, from the coding sequence ATGATCCGCCGCCCCATCGTCGCAGGACAGTTTTATCCGGGCTCTCCGGCCGAGCTGGAGCACGAGGTCCGCACGTACCTCGCCCAGGCCCCCAAACGCACGGAACCCGCCACCGGCTCCACGCTGCTGGCCATGGTGCCTCACGCCGGGTACGTCTATTCGGGCCGCGTGGCGGGCATCACCCTGGGACAGGCCGACCTGGCGGACACCATCCTCATGCTCGGCCCCAACCACACGGGCATGGGCACGCCCTTCTCCGTCTGGCACGAGGGGGCCTGGCAGACCCCCATCGGGACCATGCGCATCGACTCCGCCCTGGCCCTGGCCCTGCTGCGCAGCGACACCAGGCTGCTGGCGGACCACCTGGGCCATGTCCGGGAGCACTCCCTGGAGGTGGTCATTCCCTTTCTGAACGTGCTCAAGGGCGATTTCTCCGGCGTGCCCGTGGCCGTGGCCGAGCACGGGCTGGCCGTCCTCTCCGGGGTGGCCGCCTCGATGGCTTCGGTGCTCAAGGAGCAGGCGGGCAAGGTCTCCATCGTGGTCAGCTCGGACATGAGCCACTACGTCACGGCGGAGCAGGCCCGCGAGCGCGACAACATGGCCATCGAGGCCATCCTGCGGCTTGACCCCGTGGGCCTGTATTCCATCGTGCGGGAGGTGGGCATCAGCATGTGCGGCGTGCTGCCCATGACGCTTGGGCTGATGATCGCCCTGGAGCTGGGAGCCACCTCGGCCCGGCTGGCGGCTTACGCCACCTCCGGCGACACCACGGGGGACGACTCGAGCGTGGTGGGTTACGCCGGCGTCCTGGTGGAATAG